The following are from one region of the Pseudohongiella spirulinae genome:
- a CDS encoding BON domain-containing protein codes for MSPLKHLVWVSLFITSAACTTILTETTGDQGMQEDPYLRTAGTVVEDESIETKVAVNMRSQQPQFRQASFNVTSHNGIVLLVGQVQTQALKEEAARIAAEASVHVRRVHNELEVAGSRSLLARSNDAWLATKVRTQLAANDEVNSNRMRVVANNGTIYLMGIVDRDEGNRATSLARNVGGVTRVVSVFEYL; via the coding sequence GTGAGTCCATTAAAGCATCTGGTATGGGTCAGCCTGTTTATTACAAGCGCTGCGTGTACAACCATTCTGACCGAAACAACGGGTGATCAGGGCATGCAGGAAGACCCCTATCTCAGAACTGCCGGTACAGTTGTAGAAGACGAATCAATAGAAACCAAGGTTGCCGTCAATATGCGATCACAGCAACCCCAATTCCGACAAGCCAGCTTTAACGTCACCAGTCACAATGGCATTGTTTTGCTGGTCGGTCAGGTTCAAACGCAGGCACTCAAAGAAGAGGCGGCACGGATCGCCGCGGAAGCCAGCGTGCATGTGAGACGAGTTCACAATGAACTGGAAGTGGCAGGCAGTCGCAGCTTGCTGGCGCGCAGCAACGATGCCTGGCTGGCTACCAAAGTACGCACTCAACTGGCCGCCAACGACGAAGTCAATTCAAACCGTATGCGCGTTGTTGCCAATAACGGCACGATATACCTGATGGGTATCGTCGACCGAGATGAGGGTAACAGAGCCACAAGTCTGGCTCGTAACGTCGGCGGAGTTACCCGCGTAGTCAGCGTCTTTGAGTATTTATAA
- a CDS encoding YnbE family lipoprotein — protein sequence MKSPKRFASTTGLIGLLLASACTPTVQVAMPQEPITINLNVRIEHEVRVRVERELDDIFSEDSDLF from the coding sequence ATGAAATCACCAAAACGCTTTGCGTCAACCACAGGGCTGATTGGTCTGTTGCTGGCAAGTGCCTGCACACCAACTGTGCAGGTCGCCATGCCGCAGGAGCCCATCACCATCAATCTGAATGTCCGAATTGAACACGAAGTCCGGGTGCGGGTTGAACGTGAACTTGACGATATTTTCAGCGAAGACAGCGATCTTTTCTGA
- the rsmH gene encoding 16S rRNA (cytosine(1402)-N(4))-methyltransferase RsmH, producing MAAMQEHETVLLHPAVDALVTDCAGFYVDGTFGRGGHSRLILEQLDENGRLLAIDKDPGAIKIGQELSASDARFCIRHGAFSDADQWVAPGQAAGILLDLGVSSPQLDEAQRGFSFTHDGPLDMRMNPEAGESAAQWLGSASEKEIADVIFQYGEERFSRRIAKAIVMQREDQPITRTLQLAEIVKQANPAWEKHKHPATRAFQAIRIHINQELLSLQELLSKSLQLLKPGGRLVVISFHSLEDRMVKQFIQKQSRGDEFPRDLPVPESALNPRLKKIGKAVKPDAQEIARNPRARSAVMRVAERMA from the coding sequence ATGGCTGCAATGCAGGAACATGAAACCGTCTTGTTGCATCCGGCAGTGGATGCACTGGTGACAGACTGCGCCGGCTTTTATGTGGATGGAACGTTCGGGCGGGGAGGACATTCCCGTCTTATTCTGGAACAGCTTGATGAAAACGGGCGATTGTTGGCAATCGATAAAGATCCGGGGGCGATAAAGATCGGTCAGGAACTTTCAGCCAGCGATGCCCGTTTTTGTATTAGACATGGTGCGTTCAGTGATGCTGATCAATGGGTGGCGCCGGGGCAGGCCGCAGGCATTTTGCTGGATCTGGGGGTGTCATCTCCGCAGCTGGATGAGGCCCAGAGAGGGTTCAGTTTTACTCACGACGGGCCATTGGATATGCGCATGAATCCGGAAGCTGGTGAAAGTGCGGCTCAGTGGCTGGGTTCTGCGAGTGAGAAAGAGATTGCTGATGTGATTTTTCAATATGGGGAGGAGCGTTTCTCCAGGCGAATCGCCAAAGCAATTGTCATGCAGCGTGAGGATCAGCCCATTACCCGTACGCTGCAGCTGGCTGAAATTGTGAAGCAGGCCAATCCTGCCTGGGAAAAGCACAAACATCCGGCAACGCGGGCATTTCAGGCAATCAGGATTCATATCAACCAGGAGTTGCTTTCCTTGCAGGAGTTGCTCAGCAAGTCTTTGCAGTTGCTCAAGCCTGGCGGTCGTCTGGTGGTGATCAGTTTTCATTCGCTGGAAGACAGGATGGTCAAGCAGTTTATACAAAAACAGAGCCGTGGTGATGAGTTTCCGAGGGATTTGCCAGTGCCGGAATCTGCACTGAATCCGCGGCTGAAAAAGATCGGCAAGGCAGTCAAGCCGGATGCGCAGGAGATAGCTCGTAATCCACGCGCGCGAAGTGCCGTTATGAGGGTGGCTGAACGTATGGCGTAG
- a CDS encoding YdbL family protein: MTINLIRADISRWVFAILVILISPMALAQSLDEAKSSGLIGEKSDGYIGFVQESPPAALVALVNDVNRQRRARYAEIARQNNIGIGEVAQLAYLRAVEATKPGHFIEDADGRWVRKP, encoded by the coding sequence ATGACTATAAATTTGATCAGAGCAGATATCAGCCGCTGGGTCTTCGCCATTCTGGTCATCCTGATCAGTCCGATGGCTCTGGCTCAATCGCTTGACGAAGCCAAATCCAGCGGCTTGATCGGTGAGAAAAGCGATGGTTACATAGGGTTCGTGCAGGAAAGTCCGCCTGCTGCGCTGGTAGCGCTGGTAAATGATGTCAACCGTCAGCGCCGTGCCCGTTACGCCGAGATCGCGCGGCAAAACAATATCGGCATTGGTGAAGTCGCTCAGCTCGCTTATCTGCGCGCCGTGGAAGCCACCAAACCGGGTCACTTTATTGAAGATGCCGACGGACGCTGGGTCAGAAAACCCTAG
- the rsmI gene encoding 16S rRNA (cytidine(1402)-2'-O)-methyltransferase, with amino-acid sequence MAPDSATPNRQVLVRPALYVVATPIGNLADVTERARQVLAQVDLIAAEDTRHSARLLQHLGVTTRMIAYHDFSTGQQEQALLTRLQQGNAIALISDAGTPLISDPGYGLVRQCRQSGVPVIPVPGASALVSALSVAGLPSDRFIFEGFLPAKAGARQSCLKALADEVRTLVFYESPHRILASIDDMAAVFGGQREAVICRELTKTWETVYGDSLAGIQQWLRNDDNQQRGEFVVLVHGAPKTAGQDIDPADEHVLQLLLRELPMKQACSLAADITGRKKNQLYKRALELAVVQDS; translated from the coding sequence ATGGCTCCGGACTCGGCGACACCCAACAGGCAGGTATTGGTGCGCCCGGCTTTGTACGTAGTAGCAACACCGATTGGAAACCTGGCCGACGTCACCGAGCGCGCCCGGCAGGTTCTGGCGCAGGTGGATCTGATTGCGGCTGAAGATACCCGTCACAGCGCCAGATTGCTGCAGCACCTGGGTGTAACAACACGAATGATTGCCTACCACGATTTCAGTACCGGCCAGCAGGAGCAGGCCCTGCTGACCAGATTGCAACAGGGTAATGCAATTGCGCTTATTTCCGATGCGGGTACACCACTGATTTCCGATCCGGGTTACGGGCTGGTGAGGCAGTGCCGCCAATCAGGTGTGCCTGTCATTCCAGTGCCGGGTGCGAGCGCCCTGGTGAGCGCTCTGAGCGTGGCTGGTTTGCCAAGCGACCGATTTATTTTCGAAGGATTTTTACCAGCTAAAGCGGGTGCGCGTCAGAGCTGTCTGAAGGCTCTGGCCGACGAGGTGAGGACGCTGGTTTTTTACGAATCTCCGCACCGGATTCTTGCCAGTATTGATGACATGGCCGCGGTCTTTGGTGGCCAACGTGAAGCTGTGATCTGTCGCGAGTTGACCAAAACCTGGGAGACGGTATATGGCGATAGCCTGGCCGGAATACAACAATGGTTGCGTAATGATGATAATCAGCAGCGCGGAGAATTTGTTGTATTGGTGCATGGCGCTCCCAAAACGGCCGGGCAGGACATTGACCCGGCCGATGAGCATGTATTGCAGTTGTTGTTGCGGGAGCTGCCGATGAAACAGGCCTGCAGTCTGGCGGCTGACATTACCGGGCGCAAAAAGAACCAACTATACAAGCGGGCTCTGGAGCTGGCAGTTGTTCAGGATTCCTAG
- a CDS encoding cytochrome c1, with amino-acid sequence MTNKQLLITLVLLAVLVGLPLKAVGAESSNVPLDHVEMDLRDEASLQNGWKTYMNYCHSCHSLQYARYERTADDLGVPHELVMENLAFGNQAIGDLMDNSMQAEQANNWFGVVPPDLTLIARVRGADWLYTYMRSFYEDDSRVWGVNNKVFANVGMPNVLYDLQGDVICSNNAESPEECDLRHVEGSGELTPEEFDKVIYDLVNFLYYIGEPVRLKRQSIGVFVLGFLAILIILTLLLNREYWRRIH; translated from the coding sequence ATCACCAACAAGCAGTTGTTGATCACTCTGGTGCTGCTGGCTGTGCTGGTTGGTCTGCCGCTCAAAGCTGTGGGTGCTGAGTCTTCGAATGTTCCGCTGGATCATGTGGAGATGGATCTGCGTGATGAGGCGTCACTGCAGAATGGCTGGAAAACCTACATGAACTACTGCCATTCCTGTCACTCATTGCAGTATGCACGTTACGAGCGCACTGCAGATGATCTGGGCGTACCGCATGAGCTGGTGATGGAAAATCTGGCGTTTGGCAATCAGGCGATCGGTGATCTGATGGACAACAGCATGCAGGCCGAGCAGGCTAACAACTGGTTTGGTGTTGTGCCGCCAGATCTGACGCTGATTGCCCGGGTGCGTGGTGCTGACTGGCTCTACACCTACATGCGCTCCTTCTATGAAGATGACAGTCGCGTGTGGGGCGTTAACAACAAGGTATTTGCCAATGTGGGGATGCCGAACGTTCTGTATGATTTGCAGGGTGATGTGATATGCAGCAATAACGCTGAATCCCCCGAAGAGTGCGATTTGCGTCATGTTGAAGGCTCGGGCGAGCTGACGCCGGAAGAGTTTGACAAGGTGATTTATGATCTGGTCAATTTCCTCTACTACATTGGCGAGCCAGTGCGCCTGAAGCGACAGTCTATTGGTGTATTTGTGCTGGGTTTCCTGGCCATCCTGATCATATTGACGCTGTTGCTGAACCGTGAGTACTGGAGACGTATTCACTAA
- the mraZ gene encoding division/cell wall cluster transcriptional repressor MraZ translates to MFRGVNTINLDAKGRMAMPARYREMLADKYGGRLVATVDFSGQCLLLYPIDEWEVIQQKVESLSSFDAASRRVQRMLIGHAHDLEMDGSGRLLLPQILRSRAQLDKHVALVGQGMKFEIWNEERWSAQADSWFAGESGQDELPPELLNLSL, encoded by the coding sequence GTGTTCAGGGGAGTCAACACAATCAATCTCGATGCCAAGGGGCGCATGGCCATGCCGGCGCGCTATCGGGAGATGTTGGCCGATAAATACGGTGGGCGGCTGGTGGCGACTGTCGATTTCTCCGGGCAATGCCTGCTTCTTTACCCCATTGATGAGTGGGAAGTGATTCAACAGAAAGTGGAAAGTCTGTCCAGTTTCGATGCGGCCAGTCGACGGGTGCAGCGTATGTTGATTGGTCATGCGCATGATCTGGAGATGGACGGCAGCGGACGATTGCTGTTGCCGCAAATTCTCCGCAGTCGTGCGCAACTGGATAAACACGTGGCCCTGGTTGGTCAGGGCATGAAATTTGAAATATGGAACGAGGAACGTTGGAGCGCGCAGGCTGACAGTTGGTTTGCAGGTGAGTCCGGTCAGGATGAGTTGCCGCCGGAACTCTTGAATCTGTCTCTATAA
- a CDS encoding D-sedoheptulose-7-phosphate isomerase, whose protein sequence is MNLAERIEQQFQQCVDNIRDTRPLVGDSLLLAADTICAALLQGGKVMSCGNGGSAALAQYFALLLQNRYQRERPGLPAVALSADNVLVSGVAAEDAYKNVYANSLRTLGQATDCLVVFCADRDAANLREAVRAANDRDIPVILIDNEQCADLQSELNSKTIIVRTPGSHRDRNQETHTLLVHCLCDLIDIQIFGEEL, encoded by the coding sequence ATGAATTTGGCAGAAAGGATCGAACAACAGTTCCAGCAATGTGTCGATAATATTCGCGACACAAGACCACTGGTGGGCGATTCTCTGTTACTGGCTGCCGATACAATCTGCGCTGCATTGCTGCAGGGCGGAAAAGTCATGAGCTGCGGAAACGGCGGCTCGGCCGCCCTGGCTCAGTACTTTGCACTTCTGTTGCAGAATCGCTATCAGCGAGAGCGTCCAGGGTTGCCCGCTGTTGCGCTGAGCGCAGACAATGTACTCGTCTCCGGAGTGGCAGCAGAAGACGCCTACAAAAATGTCTATGCCAACTCTCTGCGCACCCTGGGACAGGCAACTGACTGTCTGGTAGTTTTTTGCGCAGACCGGGACGCTGCCAACCTGCGCGAGGCCGTTCGCGCAGCCAATGACCGAGACATCCCGGTCATTCTGATAGACAATGAGCAGTGTGCTGACCTGCAGAGCGAACTAAACTCTAAAACGATAATTGTGCGTACGCCGGGCAGTCACAGGGATCGCAACCAGGAGACGCATACGCTGCTGGTTCATTGTCTGTGTGATTTAATTGATATTCAAATTTTTGGAGAAGAGCTGTGA
- a CDS encoding YraN family protein: MSAVIPPTQRRNFGNAQESLAAEYLGQRGLTLLERNYYTRLGEIDLIMLDGDTLVFVEVRSRTNADFIDPITSINARKQKRMQRAAEVYLKHHRLTNRVKARIDVLGLLRCNDDSTQFEWIRNALGP, from the coding sequence ATGTCTGCTGTCATACCACCAACCCAAAGACGCAATTTTGGCAACGCGCAGGAAAGCCTTGCTGCAGAGTATCTTGGCCAACGCGGCCTGACGCTGTTGGAGCGCAACTACTACACACGACTCGGAGAAATTGATCTGATCATGCTGGATGGTGACACTCTGGTTTTTGTAGAAGTCCGCAGCCGGACCAATGCTGACTTTATTGACCCAATCACCTCTATCAATGCTCGCAAGCAAAAACGCATGCAGCGTGCCGCCGAGGTTTATCTGAAACATCACCGACTCACAAACAGAGTGAAGGCACGTATTGATGTATTGGGCCTGCTGCGCTGTAATGACGACAGTACACAATTCGAATGGATCAGAAATGCTTTGGGGCCCTGA
- a CDS encoding ClpXP protease specificity-enhancing factor — MTSSRPYLLRALYEWILENECTPYIVVNAYASGVQVPQEFVKDGQIILNISPAAVHALQMNNDAIDFNGRFSGIPTPVFVPIAAVMGIYARENGQGMVFESEPQAPDPEPTPPEDKPGKPGSRPALRVVK; from the coding sequence ATGACCTCCAGCCGACCTTATCTGCTGCGTGCTCTGTATGAGTGGATTCTGGAAAACGAGTGCACGCCATACATCGTTGTTAATGCCTATGCTTCTGGTGTGCAGGTTCCTCAGGAGTTCGTGAAAGACGGGCAAATCATTCTTAATATTTCCCCCGCGGCAGTGCATGCATTGCAGATGAATAACGACGCCATTGATTTTAATGGCCGCTTCTCGGGTATTCCCACACCGGTTTTTGTGCCGATTGCCGCAGTGATGGGCATCTATGCTCGTGAGAATGGTCAGGGTATGGTCTTTGAGTCTGAGCCTCAGGCACCGGATCCGGAACCCACACCGCCGGAAGACAAACCCGGCAAGCCAGGCAGTCGCCCGGCGTTGCGGGTTGTCAAATAG
- a CDS encoding intermembrane phospholipid transport protein YdbH family protein: MRSCQTQAMSEHVSRKTIKTLSGITMTLLVVMLTALVLTTLWTNNRHLLLVVANNAVQPYGLIVDRMDNLTFRQSSFAIDNITLRHPASGLSLQLQNLILEPGFNGSGRLTARLDPFYVRWSGNLTDGALDQELRIDDLRAEIPSSSLECDRQYQCQVSIAGQGYVTIGKLSYDGIGLSQASAYWQAPLSLAYDSERGWLLEDLQTESQFRISNFQSHSLSANLSDFQFQQTVTLGRQLLDADLRMSLDSKQILSAQFTQNLQSGNGNGKFALDALKFDSKLTLSRLLPSLPQDIDVVDGQLLANGSLTWRWTDSQLSEVHGPITLMAQSLSGYVDDSVFTRLGWHAPLFLKSDGTVESRDTVSVALAGLDIGVTLTDINTRARFDTASRTLELDRPSISIFGGTVSAPGLSWQAEQTSDIELQLRDIDIADVLSLTAYEAVSATGILNGELPVRLSGTQATITEGRIRAAPPGGTISYRHPSQTSGNDNTDLVFRALQRYNYDTLDMQVDLLTNGDLILNTALQGSSPMLNDGQRINLNLNITDNIPALLNSLQAGRSVTETLMRRLND, from the coding sequence ATGCGCTCGTGTCAAACTCAAGCCATGAGCGAGCATGTCAGTCGAAAAACAATCAAGACCTTATCCGGCATTACCATGACCTTGCTGGTCGTAATGCTGACAGCGCTTGTACTGACAACGCTCTGGACCAACAACAGGCACCTCCTGCTGGTCGTCGCCAATAACGCAGTGCAGCCCTATGGACTGATTGTGGATCGGATGGACAATCTCACATTCAGGCAGTCCAGCTTTGCGATCGATAATATCACCTTGAGGCATCCTGCCAGCGGCCTGTCACTGCAGTTGCAGAACCTGATTCTGGAGCCTGGGTTTAATGGCTCTGGACGCCTGACAGCCAGACTGGATCCTTTTTATGTGCGCTGGTCCGGCAATTTGACTGACGGAGCACTTGATCAGGAGTTGCGAATTGATGATCTGCGCGCCGAAATTCCCTCCAGCTCACTTGAATGCGACAGGCAATACCAGTGTCAGGTGTCAATTGCCGGGCAAGGCTATGTCACCATTGGCAAGCTGAGCTATGACGGCATCGGGCTCAGCCAGGCCTCAGCATACTGGCAAGCTCCACTGTCACTGGCATACGATTCTGAGCGCGGCTGGCTGCTCGAAGACCTGCAAACGGAAAGTCAATTCAGGATCAGCAACTTTCAGAGCCACTCCCTCAGCGCAAACCTGTCCGACTTCCAATTTCAACAAACCGTCACACTTGGCAGACAGTTGCTTGACGCTGACCTCCGCATGTCCCTTGACAGCAAGCAGATACTCAGCGCCCAGTTCACACAGAATCTGCAAAGCGGTAATGGCAACGGAAAGTTCGCACTGGACGCGCTGAAATTCGACTCGAAACTTACACTCTCCCGTCTTTTGCCCTCTCTGCCGCAGGATATTGATGTTGTAGACGGACAGTTACTGGCAAATGGAAGCCTGACCTGGCGCTGGACAGATTCGCAGCTCAGTGAAGTGCATGGACCCATAACGCTCATGGCTCAATCGCTGAGTGGTTATGTCGATGATAGCGTTTTCACTCGCCTGGGCTGGCATGCGCCGTTATTTTTGAAGAGCGATGGGACAGTCGAGTCACGTGACACAGTGTCTGTGGCACTGGCCGGGCTTGATATCGGTGTGACCCTGACTGACATCAACACCCGCGCCAGGTTTGACACGGCTTCACGAACATTGGAGCTGGACCGACCATCGATCAGCATTTTTGGCGGCACTGTCAGCGCTCCCGGTCTTAGCTGGCAAGCTGAGCAGACCAGCGATATTGAGCTGCAACTACGCGATATCGATATCGCCGATGTGCTCTCCCTTACGGCTTACGAGGCCGTCAGCGCGACCGGCATCCTCAACGGCGAGCTACCGGTCCGACTGAGCGGCACCCAGGCAACTATCACAGAAGGCCGAATACGTGCCGCACCGCCAGGCGGCACAATAAGTTACCGGCATCCCTCACAAACGAGCGGTAATGACAACACGGATCTTGTATTTCGCGCCCTGCAACGCTACAACTACGACACGCTGGACATGCAGGTTGATCTGCTCACCAACGGTGATCTGATCTTGAACACCGCGCTGCAAGGCAGCAGTCCGATGCTCAATGACGGCCAGAGGATCAATCTTAACCTGAACATTACTGACAATATTCCCGCTTTGTTAAATAGTCTTCAGGCTGGCCGCTCTGTCACAGAAACACTGATGCGCAGGCTGAACGATTAA
- the ftsL gene encoding cell division protein FtsL, whose protein sequence is MKKRDIQNTDLSSQPVPVLRWLGVFAPAHLLLVLLALAVLVSSLAIVVSSFESRSVFHALQQQRELSNELDMQWGQLLIEQSTFGLEGRIERRAIDDLNMQLPDWSQIVVVRNE, encoded by the coding sequence ATGAAAAAACGGGACATACAGAACACAGATTTATCATCTCAACCAGTGCCGGTGTTGCGCTGGCTGGGTGTGTTTGCGCCTGCTCATCTGTTGTTGGTTCTACTTGCGCTGGCAGTTCTGGTCTCCTCATTGGCTATCGTTGTTTCTTCGTTTGAATCACGCTCCGTATTCCACGCCTTGCAGCAGCAACGCGAGCTCAGTAACGAGCTGGACATGCAGTGGGGTCAGTTATTGATCGAGCAAAGTACTTTCGGCCTGGAAGGGCGTATCGAGCGTCGTGCGATTGATGACTTGAACATGCAACTGCCTGATTGGTCGCAAATTGTGGTGGTGCGAAATGAGTGA
- a CDS encoding glutathione S-transferase N-terminal domain-containing protein has protein sequence MGVVAKRSSMIFYSDGSSQYSHRVRIVLAEKGVTVETINVDPANPPEDLSSLNPYNSLPTLVDRDLVLYEANIMMEYLDERFPHPPLFPVYPVARAQSRLWMYRIQRDWCAVVDDLTAGKGSAAQQEKMRKELRESLTSIAPIFAEKPFFMSDEFTIVDCCVAPILWRLPALGVELGNHKAVQPLLQYRARLFSRDSIRSSLSDQEKEMV, from the coding sequence ATGGGTGTTGTAGCTAAGCGCTCTTCCATGATTTTTTATTCGGATGGCAGTAGTCAATACAGTCACCGGGTCAGGATCGTGCTGGCAGAAAAAGGCGTTACCGTTGAGACAATCAATGTTGACCCTGCAAACCCACCGGAAGATCTGTCCTCGCTGAATCCGTATAACAGCCTGCCGACACTGGTGGATCGTGATCTGGTTTTGTATGAAGCCAATATCATGATGGAATATCTTGATGAACGTTTTCCGCATCCGCCTCTGTTCCCGGTCTATCCGGTGGCTCGTGCTCAAAGTCGTCTGTGGATGTATCGCATTCAGCGCGACTGGTGTGCTGTTGTGGATGATCTGACAGCCGGTAAGGGTTCTGCTGCTCAGCAGGAAAAGATGCGCAAGGAGTTACGGGAAAGCCTGACCTCTATTGCCCCGATTTTTGCTGAAAAACCCTTTTTTATGAGCGATGAATTCACCATCGTTGATTGTTGCGTGGCGCCCATCCTGTGGCGCCTGCCGGCGCTTGGTGTAGAGCTGGGTAATCACAAGGCTGTCCAGCCTCTTCTGCAGTATCGAGCGCGACTTTTCTCCCGGGACTCGATCAGAAGCAGTTTGTCTGATCAAGAAAAGGAGATGGTGTAG
- a CDS encoding penicillin-binding protein activator translates to MHPKTLLVLLFSLLILGCAGSGAPGSSTGVATSQESAAVGDEVNDYLALAADAESPQAEILLISAAEIALEAGSTDTAAAILSSISASTGLPVIARARESLALARIALARDDADTALSHLDRRQYAPDTLSDDASGPEVYRQIIELRSQLLTEQGQYLAAARELSRLTGQLTATEQQQHINRIWDVLSAAPANNLTSQRDLIDSYELRGWVELLNAVRNSGADIEQQVVAVNRWQDRWNQHSAVDMLPESLAFAQQLLQQRPQRIALLLPLGEAAGRAVSEGFLAAYYDALSKNQATPDITLFDTTAIIDIMPLYRQAAESGADLIIGPLRKESVRQLQRQQRLAVTTLALNYGDTGRLNPPGFFQFGLAPEDEIQQAARIAWQQGYRSAAVLTPAGEEFERIQTTFAEQWQNLGGQLVSTAGYGSAATYSATIERMFNTDASQARADQLLETLPRNNMEFIPRRRQDVDFIFLQANPAEGRQLKPTLGFHYAGDLPVIAMPAIYEPPRSASGNRDLNGVAFLDAPWMLDNNDPLKSISNENWPASAATVQRLRAMGIDVYRLHARLAQLQNFPTTRMQGATGVLKMRDDGAIERELLLARFVNGQAEILPAGADISP, encoded by the coding sequence ATGCATCCAAAAACCTTACTCGTTCTGCTGTTTTCTCTGCTGATTCTCGGCTGCGCCGGTTCCGGTGCCCCGGGCTCATCAACAGGTGTCGCCACAAGTCAGGAGAGCGCCGCGGTCGGCGACGAAGTCAATGATTATCTGGCCCTCGCGGCCGATGCGGAAAGCCCGCAGGCAGAAATTCTGCTCATATCTGCTGCAGAGATCGCGCTTGAGGCTGGCAGCACAGATACTGCAGCCGCCATACTCAGTAGCATTTCCGCCAGCACAGGTTTGCCTGTTATCGCGCGCGCCCGGGAATCACTCGCTCTGGCCAGGATTGCACTGGCAAGAGACGATGCGGACACCGCTCTCTCTCATCTTGACCGTCGACAATATGCGCCAGATACATTGTCGGATGACGCCAGCGGACCGGAGGTCTATCGGCAAATTATTGAACTGCGCAGCCAGCTTCTGACGGAGCAGGGTCAGTACCTTGCTGCTGCGCGTGAACTAAGCAGGCTGACCGGTCAATTGACTGCTACTGAACAACAGCAGCACATCAATCGCATCTGGGATGTGCTTAGTGCCGCGCCCGCAAATAATCTGACCTCTCAGCGCGACCTGATCGACTCCTATGAACTGCGCGGCTGGGTGGAACTGCTTAATGCAGTACGCAACAGCGGAGCCGACATCGAGCAACAGGTTGTAGCCGTCAACCGCTGGCAGGATCGCTGGAATCAGCACTCCGCTGTCGACATGCTGCCCGAGTCCCTGGCCTTTGCACAGCAGCTTCTGCAACAACGACCGCAGCGCATAGCCTTGCTGCTTCCATTGGGCGAAGCCGCCGGTCGCGCCGTCAGCGAAGGCTTTCTGGCAGCATACTACGACGCCTTATCCAAAAATCAGGCAACTCCGGACATTACACTCTTTGACACTACTGCCATCATCGACATCATGCCACTTTACAGACAGGCGGCAGAGTCTGGCGCTGACCTGATCATCGGGCCACTCAGAAAGGAGTCAGTTCGACAACTGCAACGCCAGCAACGCCTGGCTGTCACCACACTGGCTTTGAACTACGGAGATACCGGCCGACTTAATCCACCCGGCTTCTTCCAGTTTGGCCTGGCTCCCGAAGATGAAATTCAGCAGGCAGCTCGCATCGCCTGGCAGCAGGGATATCGTTCTGCCGCCGTGTTGACCCCGGCAGGCGAAGAATTTGAGCGAATTCAGACAACATTCGCAGAACAGTGGCAAAACCTCGGCGGCCAACTGGTCAGCACGGCTGGCTATGGTTCGGCCGCCACCTACTCCGCAACCATTGAGCGGATGTTTAATACCGATGCCAGCCAGGCCAGGGCTGATCAGCTGCTTGAAACTCTGCCACGTAATAATATGGAATTTATCCCGCGCCGCCGCCAGGATGTAGATTTTATTTTCCTGCAGGCAAACCCCGCAGAAGGCCGGCAACTTAAACCCACCCTGGGATTTCACTACGCAGGCGATCTGCCGGTTATTGCGATGCCAGCCATCTACGAGCCTCCCCGCAGCGCCAGCGGCAACCGCGACCTGAATGGTGTCGCGTTTCTGGATGCACCGTGGATGCTGGACAATAATGATCCACTGAAAAGTATCAGCAATGAGAACTGGCCGGCGTCTGCTGCCACAGTGCAGCGCCTGAGAGCAATGGGAATTGATGTCTACCGACTGCACGCCCGGCTTGCCCAGCTGCAGAACTTCCCAACGACTCGCATGCAGGGTGCAACCGGAGTGCTGAAGATGCGCGACGATGGAGCCATTGAGCGCGAATTACTGCTGGCCAGATTCGTCAACGGTCAGGCCGAAATATTACCCGCGGGTGCCGATATAAGCCCCTGA